One Bacteroidota bacterium genomic window carries:
- a CDS encoding glutamate 5-kinase, which produces MKKGRIVVRVEISTLTDGNEKLNHSKMDRLVMTISNLQNSGKQLLLVSSGAIVLGSAKLQSKLDLSDVTGMMATAAVGQAELIKLYQNYFDQYNQKVAQVLLTSDIISSEKRKKNAQNTFETLLEMNIIPIINENDAVSTSDIEIGDNYPLALHVATISNADIILIKSATNGTYIIQPCCGLQAMLANNEEELLHHLDTVCVKLASMENKNSIFPASIEEIVYQ; this is translated from the coding sequence ATGAAGAAGGGAAGGATAGTGGTGCGGGTAGAGATATCGACCTTGACGGATGGCAATGAAAAACTGAACCATTCGAAGATGGATAGGTTGGTAATGACCATCTCGAACCTGCAAAACAGCGGAAAACAATTGTTACTTGTAAGCTCCGGGGCCATTGTGCTGGGTTCAGCTAAGCTCCAAAGCAAGCTTGATCTGTCCGATGTTACAGGCATGATGGCTACGGCTGCAGTGGGTCAGGCTGAACTTATTAAGCTTTACCAGAATTATTTCGATCAGTACAACCAGAAAGTGGCACAGGTTCTTCTTACCAGCGATATTATTTCCAGCGAGAAAAGGAAGAAAAACGCTCAGAATACCTTCGAAACCCTGCTGGAAATGAACATCATTCCGATTATTAACGAAAACGATGCTGTATCGACATCCGACATCGAAATAGGCGACAATTATCCACTCGCTTTGCACGTAGCCACCATTTCAAACGCCGATATTATTCTTATTAAGTCAGCTACCAATGGTACATACATTATTCAACCCTGTTGCGGTCTGCAGGCAATGCTTGCAAACAACGAAGAAGAACTCCTGCATCACCTCGATACGGTATGTGTAAAACTGGCTTCGATGGAAAATAAAAATTCTATTTTCCCGGCCTCAATAGAAGAAATTGTCTATCAATGA
- a CDS encoding glutamate-5-semialdehyde dehydrogenase has translation MDASLLIKAQNAKNASKQLVKFTSEQKNHTLLCIAEILDSSRVLIKEQNRLDLENAHKKGMTDALIDRLTLNDKRIDGMIQVLHDVISLKDPVGQVIGMNTMPNGLKIGQMRMPLGVAGIIFESRPNVCIEVAALTIKSANGVILKGGSDAIHSNHCITGLIKQGLKKAGLPEGAVEIIESTDRESVKELLKLKQYIDVIIPRGGLNLIRFVEENSVIPVIRHDEGICHTYIDEFAQSEMAVSIAYNAKVQRPGVCNAMETLLVHEKIAPIVLPLLKTQYDKAGVKLKGCDKTRTLLPDIEKATEQDWTTEYLDLILSIRIVKNLDEAINHINTYGSHHSDAIVTENYSHGMQFLHEVDSAACYINASTRFTDGNEFGLGAEMGISNQKLHVRGPMGLTELTSPKYIVFGNGQIRQ, from the coding sequence ATGGACGCTTCACTCCTGATAAAAGCACAGAATGCAAAAAATGCTTCGAAGCAATTGGTAAAATTTACTTCGGAACAAAAAAACCATACCCTGCTTTGCATTGCTGAAATTCTCGATTCTTCTCGCGTGCTGATAAAAGAACAGAACCGGCTCGACCTCGAAAATGCACATAAAAAAGGAATGACCGATGCCCTCATCGACCGCTTAACACTGAACGACAAGCGAATCGATGGTATGATCCAGGTTCTTCATGATGTCATCAGCCTCAAAGACCCTGTTGGCCAGGTAATCGGTATGAATACCATGCCCAACGGGCTTAAAATTGGTCAGATGCGGATGCCGCTTGGAGTGGCAGGTATCATATTCGAGTCGCGCCCAAATGTGTGCATCGAAGTGGCCGCACTTACCATAAAATCAGCCAATGGGGTTATTCTAAAAGGAGGCTCCGATGCTATCCACAGCAACCATTGTATCACAGGGCTAATTAAACAGGGGTTGAAAAAGGCCGGTCTGCCAGAAGGCGCAGTGGAAATAATAGAAAGTACCGACCGAGAAAGTGTAAAGGAGTTGCTCAAACTGAAGCAATACATCGATGTAATAATTCCCCGTGGTGGACTTAACCTGATTCGGTTTGTAGAAGAAAATTCCGTCATTCCGGTTATTCGGCACGACGAAGGTATTTGCCATACTTATATCGATGAGTTTGCACAAAGCGAAATGGCTGTTTCCATTGCTTACAATGCCAAGGTGCAACGTCCGGGCGTATGCAATGCCATGGAGACTCTGCTTGTGCACGAAAAAATTGCACCAATTGTGCTGCCACTCCTGAAAACACAATACGACAAGGCTGGTGTTAAATTGAAGGGCTGCGACAAAACCCGTACACTTTTGCCTGATATTGAAAAAGCTACCGAGCAGGACTGGACAACCGAATACCTCGACCTGATTCTTTCCATACGCATAGTGAAGAACCTCGATGAAGCAATCAACCACATCAATACTTACGGTTCGCACCATTCCGATGCCATTGTAACCGAAAACTACAGCCATGGAATGCAATTTCTTCACGAAGTCGATTCAGCCGCCTGTTACATCAATGCCTCAACGCGGTTTACCGATGGCAATGAGTTTGGTCTGGGTGCAGAAATGGGCATCAGCAACCAGAAGCTTCATGTACGCGGACCTATGGGCCTTACCGAATTGACATCGCCTAAATACATTGTTTTTGGAAACGGACAGATTCGACAATAA
- the argH gene encoding argininosuccinate lyase, whose translation MKLWEKGINTDKLIEDFTVGRDRQLDLLLAPYDVLGSIAHALMLESVNLLTPNETTQLHQALVDIYHSIENGGFEIESGVEDVHSQVELLLTRKLGDTGKKIHSARSRNDQVLLDLKLFSRAKIHQLSGEVSHLFQQLQVLSQQHKNILLPGYTHLQVAMPSSFGLWFGAYAESLTDDMQMLLASYKLVNQNPLGSAAGYGSSFPINRQMTTRLLGFEQLNYNVVYAQMGRGKVERNVAWALGNLASTISRMAYDLCLFMSQNFGFVTLPDEFTTGSSIMPHKKNPDVFELLRAKCNKVQALAYELSLVSNNLPSGYFRDMQIIKESYLEAFEYLIECVQVASFILPKLKVNENILDKEIYRYLFSVEEVNREVLRGTPFRDAYKKIGESINNGTFKSDAQVQHTHEGSIGNLCNTEIRAKFEHIFAQFDFDIAIRAEQKLLQL comes from the coding sequence ATGAAACTCTGGGAAAAAGGAATCAATACAGATAAACTCATCGAAGATTTTACGGTGGGTCGCGACCGGCAGCTCGATCTGTTGTTGGCCCCCTATGATGTGCTTGGTTCTATTGCCCATGCCCTCATGCTCGAGTCGGTAAATTTGCTTACGCCCAACGAAACCACACAGCTGCATCAAGCACTGGTAGATATATACCACAGCATTGAAAACGGTGGTTTCGAAATCGAATCAGGTGTGGAAGATGTACATTCGCAGGTAGAACTTTTGCTTACCCGCAAACTGGGCGATACAGGAAAAAAAATTCACAGCGCCCGCTCGCGCAACGATCAGGTTTTGCTCGACCTGAAACTGTTTTCAAGGGCCAAAATCCACCAGCTATCCGGCGAGGTAAGTCACTTGTTTCAACAATTGCAGGTTCTTAGCCAACAGCATAAGAATATTCTTTTGCCAGGATATACCCACCTTCAGGTGGCCATGCCTTCGTCTTTTGGTTTATGGTTTGGAGCTTATGCCGAAAGTCTTACAGACGACATGCAAATGCTTTTAGCAAGTTATAAATTAGTCAACCAAAACCCACTAGGTTCGGCAGCAGGTTATGGGTCCTCGTTTCCGATTAACCGGCAAATGACTACCCGGCTATTAGGTTTCGAACAACTGAATTACAACGTAGTATATGCCCAAATGGGGCGGGGTAAGGTTGAAAGAAATGTAGCCTGGGCTCTCGGAAACCTGGCTTCTACCATTTCCCGAATGGCTTATGACCTGTGCCTTTTTATGAGTCAGAATTTCGGTTTCGTTACCTTGCCCGATGAATTTACCACCGGCTCCAGCATCATGCCCCACAAAAAGAACCCCGATGTGTTTGAGCTGTTAAGAGCCAAATGCAACAAAGTGCAGGCTCTGGCTTACGAATTGAGCCTGGTATCGAACAACCTGCCCAGCGGTTATTTTCGCGATATGCAAATTATCAAGGAATCGTACCTCGAGGCATTCGAATATTTAATCGAATGTGTGCAGGTAGCCAGCTTTATTCTGCCAAAACTGAAGGTGAATGAAAACATTCTCGATAAAGAAATTTATCGCTATTTGTTTTCGGTAGAAGAAGTCAACCGAGAAGTACTCAGAGGCACACCTTTTCGCGATGCCTATAAAAAAATCGGAGAGTCAATTAACAATGGAACATTTAAGTCCGATGCACAGGTGCAACATACCCACGAGGGGAGCATTGGAAATCTCTGCAACACAGAAATAAGAGCTAAATTTGAACACATTTTTGCACAGTTCGATTTTGATATCGCCATTCGGGCAGAACAAAAATTACTACAGCTTTAA
- the proB gene encoding glutamate 5-kinase, with product MNRNEFSNIKSLVVKVGTSTLSYKNGRLNFLRMEKLAQVLSAISSRGIKVTLVTSGAIGVGAGRLFLTEKPKELAKKQALAAIGQAQLIKIYQKFFDHYNQLVAQVLLTKDVMTIVNRHHNAQNTLLKLLDMGIIPIINENDTIATDEIEFGDNDTLSAMVATLIQADLLILLSDIDGLYSADPKKDSTARIIRSVPEITSSIEILAEGSGSSFGTGGMVTKIAAAKITSKAGIDMVLAQGDEPSLMFDILEGKEVGTHFMANKSVGASQVRI from the coding sequence ATGAACCGCAACGAATTTTCCAACATAAAAAGCCTGGTAGTGAAGGTTGGCACTTCAACACTTTCTTATAAAAACGGAAGGCTTAATTTTTTGCGCATGGAGAAATTGGCCCAGGTTTTAAGTGCAATCAGCAGCCGTGGTATCAAAGTTACCCTGGTTACTTCCGGAGCTATTGGTGTAGGCGCAGGCCGTTTGTTTTTAACCGAAAAACCCAAAGAGCTGGCAAAGAAACAAGCTTTGGCCGCCATAGGTCAGGCTCAACTGATAAAAATTTATCAGAAGTTCTTCGATCATTACAATCAGCTTGTAGCCCAGGTATTGCTAACTAAAGATGTAATGACAATTGTCAACCGGCATCACAATGCCCAGAATACCTTGTTAAAGCTTCTCGATATGGGAATCATACCCATTATTAATGAAAACGATACCATTGCCACCGACGAAATAGAGTTTGGCGACAACGATACGCTTTCGGCTATGGTGGCCACTTTAATTCAAGCCGACCTGCTAATTTTGTTGAGCGACATCGATGGTCTTTATTCGGCAGACCCGAAAAAAGATAGTACTGCGCGCATTATTCGCTCAGTACCCGAAATAACTTCTTCCATTGAAATTTTAGCCGAAGGGTCCGGCAGCTCGTTTGGTACCGGAGGCATGGTTACAAAAATTGCAGCTGCGAAAATAACCTCGAAGGCCGGTATCGATATGGTGCTGGCCCAGGGCGATGAACCTTCTTTGATGTTCGATATACTCGAAGGCAAAGAAGTTGGAACTCATTTTATGGCCAATAAATCAGTGGGCGCATCGCAAGTAAGGATTTAA
- a CDS encoding citrate synthase, giving the protein MDFLKTIDQYSTESSQIDKELFTRFDVKRGLRNSDGSGVLVGLTNIGDVVGYEKKDNVVTPVHGQLFYRGINVVDLVKGFQSDKRHGFDETVFLLLAGKLPNKEELAATTAYLASQRDLPSYFTKNMILSLRGRNIMNMLARSALVLYTLDDNAENNDHPNVVRQSLELIAKFPVITVYSYFGMRHSYQRKSLVIRHPEPQLSTAENFLYMLKGEKYSRLEADILDLNLVLHAEHGGGNNSTFAARVVSSSGTDTYSAMAAAIGSLKGPLHGGANLEVMEMMKDIMNNVKDWNNKSEIADYLLKMLKGEAGDGSGKIYGIGHAIYTLSDPRAILLKEKARELAEEKGKMDEFRLYENIEELAPEVFAKFRGGGDVKVISPNVDFYSGFVYKCIDIPKEIYTPIFAVSRMAGWCAHRLEEITFNSKRIIRPAYKNVYGKVNYDSLDVRE; this is encoded by the coding sequence ATGGACTTCTTAAAAACAATTGATCAGTACTCAACCGAGTCTTCGCAAATCGATAAGGAATTATTTACCCGATTCGATGTGAAACGTGGACTAAGGAATTCTGATGGATCGGGAGTTCTCGTTGGCTTAACCAATATTGGAGATGTGGTGGGCTATGAAAAAAAGGATAACGTTGTAACACCAGTCCATGGCCAGCTATTTTACCGCGGTATCAATGTGGTTGATCTGGTAAAAGGTTTTCAGAGCGATAAACGCCATGGTTTCGACGAAACGGTTTTTCTTTTGTTGGCAGGCAAGTTGCCTAACAAGGAAGAACTGGCTGCCACGACGGCCTATCTTGCCTCGCAGCGCGATTTGCCTTCTTATTTCACCAAAAACATGATACTTTCTCTGCGTGGTCGGAACATCATGAACATGCTGGCACGTTCGGCCCTGGTGCTTTATACCCTCGACGACAATGCCGAAAACAACGACCACCCCAATGTAGTGAGACAATCGCTCGAGCTGATTGCCAAATTTCCGGTAATCACAGTATACTCCTATTTTGGAATGCGCCATTCTTATCAAAGGAAATCACTTGTTATCAGACACCCCGAGCCCCAACTGAGTACAGCAGAAAATTTCCTATATATGCTTAAAGGAGAAAAATACAGTCGTCTCGAAGCCGATATTCTCGACCTCAATCTTGTATTGCATGCTGAGCACGGTGGAGGAAACAATTCCACTTTTGCTGCCCGTGTGGTAAGCTCTTCAGGCACCGATACCTACTCAGCCATGGCGGCAGCCATTGGTTCGCTGAAGGGCCCGCTTCATGGGGGAGCCAACCTCGAAGTGATGGAAATGATGAAAGACATCATGAACAATGTGAAAGATTGGAACAACAAATCGGAAATAGCTGATTACCTGCTTAAAATGTTAAAAGGTGAAGCTGGCGATGGTTCAGGAAAAATTTACGGCATAGGTCACGCCATTTATACCTTGTCCGATCCGAGAGCAATTCTGTTAAAAGAAAAGGCGCGCGAATTGGCAGAGGAGAAAGGTAAGATGGACGAATTTAGGCTTTATGAGAACATCGAAGAGCTGGCACCCGAGGTTTTTGCCAAATTCCGGGGAGGGGGAGATGTAAAAGTCATAAGTCCGAATGTCGATTTTTATTCGGGTTTTGTATACAAATGCATCGACATACCCAAAGAAATATATACCCCCATCTTTGCCGTATCACGTATGGCAGGCTGGTGTGCACATCGTCTGGAAGAGATTACTTTCAATTCGAAACGGATAATCAGGCCTGCATATAAAAATGTATATGGGAAAGTCAATTACGACAGTTTAGACGTAAGAGAATAG
- the gltB gene encoding glutamate synthase large subunit, whose protein sequence is MVKGFPQPQGMYDPANEHDNCGIGFVTQIKGVKSHDIVRKGLEVLVNMTHRGAESADNVSGDGAGILIQLPHQFFLKKGIALPEEGKYGAGIVFLPQDEKSRKACEGILTDALKAEGLSVIDMVDVKVDSRVLGDIARSTEPFVRQIFVQGKFVEQDVLERKLFIARKQAEKLMRESSIPDKEAFYLPSLSSKIMIYKGMLTPDQVGRYFVDLRDPNMESAIALVHSRFSTNTFPTWDLAQPFRFLAHNGEINTVKGNRMWMTARESIIKSDLFGADLAKIFPIIEPDKSDSASLDNALEFLVMTGKSLPQALSMLIPESFNDKNPIPPSLKAYYEYQSTLMEPWDGPASVVFSDGRYIGGTLDRNGLRPSRFVITKDDVIVMGSEVGVQVFPPEMIREKGRLRPGKILLVDTKMGIIVPDEEVKHQLSSQNPYQQWLKDNRIDLDDIKIKSRVRSQLDELYDTYITTFGYSKEDVQMILKPMAVEGQELTHSMGNDAPLAVFSDQPQRLFNYFKQLFAQVTNPPIDPIREGLVMSTTNYIGSVSKNLLFESAEQCRLIKFSSPIVSNTNLNKLRSLREENFSHIDLPMLFDAKAKNPGKAMEEALEVLCQQAEKAVDEGINFIIISDRSISADKAPIPSLLATSAVHHHLIRTKKRMQVGLIIETAEAREVNHIALLIGYGASVVNPYGAFAVIERMCSTGQIKIDYVEARENYYKSINKGLLKIMSKMGISTLRSYHGAQIFEALGLDSGFVKRYFTGTDSRIGGINIDQVAEEALITHRNAFEENPLTNNSLKSAGTYHYRKDGEKHGWNPETIGLLQWATRTGDYNKYKEFSAQVDKDNRAPHFLRGCVNFKKGKSISIDKVEPAEEIMKRFVTGAMSFGSISKEAHEALAVAMNTIGGRSNTGEGGEDPVRFKPREDGTSARSAIKQVASGRFGVTTNYLINADEIQIKMAQGAKPGEGGQLPGHKVDKIIGRIRNSTPGITLISPPPHHDIYSIEDLAQLIFDLKCTNPRARINVKLVAEKGVGTVAAGVAKAYADSITISGAEGGTGASPASSIKHAGLPMEMGISEVQQTLVMNNLRDRVRLQTDGQIKTGRDVIYAGMLGAEEFGFATIGLVVLGCVMMRKCHLNTCPVGVATQNPELRKRFIGKSEYVVNYFRFVAEEIRELMAELGISKFEDLVGRTDMLEMRKDIDHWKAKTVDMSKILFRPKEVEIHATHCCVAQKHKIEEVMDHELIKRSNRAIKNKQKVWISREIQNTDRTVGAMLSGEITRFHGEEGLPDSTINARFIGSAGQSFGAFLVKGVSFVLEGDSNDYLGKGLSGGRIIVVPPKTATFVPEKNIIVGNTLLYGATSGEAYIQGVAGERFCVRNSGARAVIEGVGDHCCEYMTGGRTVVLGKTGRNFAAGMSGGIAYVLDMNGEFDYYCNKGLVELGPVLDREDEMELQALISNHYTYTGSALAEQILVKWEEFLPRFVKVIPLEYKKILEEQKLEQIQSKIKQTEDEPHFQY, encoded by the coding sequence ATGGTAAAAGGATTTCCTCAACCTCAAGGGATGTATGACCCGGCCAATGAACACGACAACTGTGGAATCGGGTTTGTAACGCAGATTAAAGGGGTAAAGTCGCACGACATTGTAAGAAAAGGACTGGAAGTACTGGTGAATATGACACACCGTGGTGCCGAAAGTGCCGATAACGTATCAGGCGATGGCGCTGGTATACTCATTCAATTGCCTCACCAATTCTTTTTAAAGAAAGGAATAGCACTTCCGGAAGAAGGTAAATACGGCGCTGGTATTGTGTTTCTCCCTCAGGACGAAAAGTCAAGAAAAGCCTGCGAGGGCATTCTAACCGATGCTTTAAAGGCAGAAGGCCTATCGGTAATTGATATGGTAGATGTAAAAGTCGACAGCCGTGTGTTGGGCGATATTGCACGTTCTACCGAACCTTTTGTACGACAAATCTTTGTTCAGGGCAAGTTTGTAGAGCAGGATGTGTTGGAGCGCAAATTGTTTATTGCCCGGAAACAGGCCGAAAAACTGATGCGTGAATCCAGCATACCCGATAAAGAGGCTTTTTACCTCCCCAGCCTATCATCTAAAATAATGATTTACAAAGGGATGCTCACACCCGATCAGGTAGGGCGTTATTTTGTCGACCTTCGCGATCCGAATATGGAAAGTGCCATTGCCTTGGTGCATTCTCGTTTTTCTACCAATACCTTCCCCACCTGGGATTTGGCTCAACCATTTCGTTTTCTCGCGCACAATGGCGAGATAAATACTGTAAAGGGTAACCGCATGTGGATGACAGCGCGTGAGTCTATCATCAAATCGGATCTTTTTGGCGCAGACCTTGCAAAAATATTCCCAATTATTGAGCCTGATAAATCCGATTCGGCTTCGCTCGACAATGCTCTTGAGTTTTTGGTGATGACAGGCAAGTCGCTGCCACAGGCATTAAGCATGCTAATACCAGAATCTTTCAACGATAAAAATCCCATTCCGCCTAGTTTAAAGGCTTATTACGAATACCAGTCGACCCTTATGGAACCCTGGGATGGCCCTGCTTCGGTAGTCTTCAGCGATGGTCGGTACATTGGAGGTACCCTCGACCGTAATGGCCTTCGCCCTTCGCGTTTTGTGATTACCAAAGACGATGTAATTGTAATGGGATCTGAAGTAGGCGTGCAGGTTTTTCCTCCGGAAATGATACGGGAGAAAGGACGCTTGCGTCCAGGAAAAATCTTGCTGGTAGATACCAAAATGGGCATTATTGTTCCCGACGAAGAGGTAAAACATCAACTCTCGAGCCAGAATCCTTATCAACAATGGTTAAAAGATAACCGAATCGACTTGGATGACATCAAAATAAAATCACGTGTACGTTCGCAACTCGACGAATTGTATGATACCTACATTACAACCTTTGGCTATTCCAAAGAAGATGTACAGATGATTCTCAAACCCATGGCGGTAGAGGGACAGGAGTTGACTCATTCCATGGGTAACGACGCCCCTTTGGCTGTTTTTTCCGACCAGCCACAGCGCTTGTTCAATTATTTCAAACAGCTTTTTGCCCAGGTTACCAACCCACCTATTGACCCAATTCGCGAAGGGCTGGTGATGTCGACAACCAACTACATTGGATCGGTTTCGAAAAACCTGCTTTTTGAGTCAGCCGAACAATGCCGCTTAATAAAATTCAGTTCTCCTATTGTATCGAACACGAACCTGAACAAATTGCGGAGTCTGCGCGAAGAGAACTTCAGCCACATCGACCTTCCCATGCTGTTTGATGCCAAGGCAAAGAACCCAGGAAAAGCCATGGAAGAAGCACTGGAGGTACTTTGTCAGCAAGCCGAAAAGGCGGTGGACGAAGGCATTAACTTCATTATTATCTCAGACCGCTCCATTTCAGCTGACAAGGCTCCCATACCTTCTCTGCTGGCTACCTCGGCTGTGCATCATCACCTTATTCGCACCAAAAAGCGTATGCAGGTTGGACTGATAATCGAAACTGCCGAAGCCCGCGAAGTGAACCACATTGCCTTGCTTATCGGGTATGGTGCAAGCGTAGTAAATCCTTACGGGGCTTTTGCTGTAATTGAAAGAATGTGTAGCACAGGCCAAATTAAAATCGATTATGTCGAAGCCCGCGAGAATTATTATAAGTCCATTAACAAAGGGCTATTGAAGATTATGTCGAAAATGGGTATTTCAACCCTTCGGAGTTACCATGGGGCGCAGATATTCGAAGCCCTAGGACTTGATTCTGGCTTTGTGAAACGGTATTTCACAGGCACCGACTCGCGCATTGGAGGCATTAACATTGACCAGGTGGCAGAAGAAGCCCTTATTACCCACCGTAATGCTTTCGAAGAAAATCCTCTCACAAACAATTCGCTCAAATCGGCCGGAACCTATCACTATCGGAAGGATGGTGAAAAACACGGTTGGAATCCCGAAACCATTGGCCTATTGCAATGGGCAACCCGAACCGGCGATTATAACAAATACAAAGAATTTAGTGCACAGGTCGACAAAGACAACCGGGCACCTCACTTTTTGCGTGGTTGTGTGAATTTCAAAAAAGGGAAATCCATTTCCATTGATAAAGTAGAACCGGCAGAAGAAATTATGAAACGCTTTGTGACAGGAGCGATGTCTTTTGGCTCGATAAGCAAAGAGGCCCACGAAGCTTTGGCAGTTGCCATGAATACCATTGGTGGAAGAAGCAATACCGGGGAGGGTGGAGAAGATCCTGTTCGGTTTAAGCCCCGCGAAGACGGCACCTCAGCAAGAAGTGCCATCAAGCAAGTTGCTTCCGGACGTTTTGGTGTGACTACCAATTACCTTATTAATGCCGATGAAATTCAGATAAAAATGGCCCAGGGTGCCAAGCCCGGTGAAGGAGGACAGCTGCCTGGCCATAAGGTGGACAAAATCATTGGCCGTATTCGTAATTCCACACCCGGCATCACCCTTATTTCGCCTCCGCCACACCACGATATTTATTCCATTGAAGATTTGGCACAGCTTATATTCGATTTAAAATGCACCAATCCACGGGCAAGAATCAACGTGAAGCTGGTAGCAGAAAAAGGAGTAGGTACAGTAGCAGCAGGAGTGGCTAAGGCTTATGCCGATAGCATCACCATTTCCGGTGCCGAAGGAGGTACAGGAGCCTCGCCTGCCAGTTCTATCAAGCATGCTGGTTTACCAATGGAAATGGGTATTTCCGAAGTACAGCAAACACTTGTGATGAACAACCTACGCGATCGCGTGAGGCTGCAAACCGATGGCCAGATTAAAACTGGTCGCGATGTGATCTATGCCGGTATGCTGGGCGCTGAAGAGTTTGGTTTTGCCACCATCGGACTTGTGGTACTCGGATGCGTGATGATGCGCAAATGCCACTTAAATACCTGTCCGGTAGGTGTGGCTACTCAGAACCCAGAATTGCGTAAGCGTTTCATTGGTAAATCGGAATATGTGGTAAACTATTTCCGCTTTGTGGCCGAAGAAATCCGCGAGCTTATGGCAGAGCTGGGAATCAGTAAATTCGAAGACCTTGTTGGTCGCACCGATATGTTGGAGATGCGTAAAGACATTGATCACTGGAAAGCTAAAACAGTCGATATGTCTAAAATACTCTTCCGGCCGAAAGAAGTAGAAATACATGCAACCCATTGCTGTGTTGCACAAAAGCATAAAATTGAGGAAGTAATGGACCATGAGCTGATTAAACGCAGCAACAGGGCTATTAAGAATAAACAGAAAGTCTGGATTTCGCGCGAAATACAGAATACCGACCGTACCGTTGGAGCTATGCTTTCGGGTGAGATAACCCGTTTCCATGGCGAAGAGGGATTGCCCGATTCTACCATCAATGCACGCTTTATTGGTTCTGCCGGTCAGAGTTTTGGAGCCTTTTTGGTTAAAGGGGTAAGCTTTGTACTCGAAGGAGACAGTAACGACTACCTGGGTAAAGGTTTATCCGGCGGACGAATAATAGTAGTGCCTCCCAAAACAGCAACCTTTGTACCCGAAAAGAACATTATCGTGGGGAACACACTTTTGTATGGTGCCACCAGTGGTGAGGCGTACATTCAAGGTGTAGCCGGTGAGCGATTCTGCGTCCGCAATTCAGGAGCTCGTGCAGTAATTGAGGGAGTTGGAGACCATTGCTGTGAGTACATGACCGGAGGCCGAACCGTAGTATTGGGTAAAACCGGACGTAACTTTGCTGCAGGAATGAGCGGAGGTATTGCTTATGTGCTCGATATGAACGGTGAGTTCGATTACTATTGCAACAAAGGTCTGGTTGAATTGGGACCTGTCCTCGACCGCGAAGACGAAATGGAACTGCAGGCGTTGATATCGAATCATTACACTTATACGGGCAGTGCACTCGCTGAACAAATCCTGGTTAAATGGGAGGAGTTTCTGCCACGCTTTGTGAAAGTTATACCCCTGGAGTATAAAAAAATTCTCGAAGAGCAAAAATTGGAGCAAATCCAGAGTAAGATTAAGCAAACCGAAGACGAACCGCATTTTCAATATTAA